A region from the Polaribacter sp. Hel1_33_78 genome encodes:
- a CDS encoding heme-binding domain-containing protein: MEILKKLGYFLLFVFIIAQFFGPEKNEGDLASVDSFIAETNPPENVKNIFETTCYDCHSSKTAYPWYNNITPVNYWLASHVKDGKKHLNFSKWNEYSLKKKEHKMDELYEEVAEGEMPLNSYTWTHSEANLSQEQVDAVVTWGKKVQADYKRQMNTK; the protein is encoded by the coding sequence ATGGAAATACTTAAAAAATTAGGTTACTTTTTGTTATTCGTTTTCATTATTGCTCAGTTTTTTGGACCTGAAAAAAATGAAGGAGATTTAGCTTCTGTAGATAGTTTTATTGCAGAAACAAATCCGCCAGAAAATGTAAAAAATATTTTTGAAACTACTTGTTACGACTGTCATTCAAGTAAAACAGCATATCCTTGGTACAATAATATTACGCCTGTAAATTATTGGCTAGCAAGCCATGTTAAAGATGGTAAAAAGCATTTGAACTTTTCTAAATGGAACGAATATTCTTTAAAAAAGAAAGAGCATAAAATGGATGAGTTGTATGAAGAGGTTGCAGAAGGAGAAATGCCTTTAAATTCTTATACTTGGACGCATTCGGAAGCTAATTTGTCACAAGAGCAAGTTGATGCAGTAGTTACTTGGGGTAAAAAAGTACAAGCAGATTACAAGCGACAAATGAATACTAAGTAA
- the lpdA gene encoding dihydrolipoyl dehydrogenase, with amino-acid sequence MKYDIIVIGSGPGGYISAVRASQLGKKVAIIEKYSTLGGTCLNVGCIPSKALLDSSHHYYDAVHHFEEHGISVQNPSFDFGKMVERKAKVVETTTGGIKYLMDKNKIDVYEGLGSFQDATHVKISKNDGTSVIIEGTNIIIATGSKPSTLPFISLDKERIITSTEALKLPEVPKHLIVIGGGVIGLELGSVYKRLGADVTVIEYMDKIVPGMDTDVSKELQKVFKKQGIKFATSHKVTSVKRSGNTVVVKATDKKDREIEFSGDYCLVSVGRKAYTEGLGLEKIGVEVNERGQVSVNDHLQTNIDSIYAIGDVVKGAMLAHKAEEEGVVVAEYLAGEKPHINYNLIPGIVYTWPEAAAVGKTEDELKEANIDYKAGKFSMRALGRSRASGDIDGFVKVLADKKTDEILGVHMVGARVADLIMEAAVAMEFRASAEDLARICHGHPTYSEAVKEAAKAAWDGKPLNA; translated from the coding sequence ATGAAATACGATATTATTGTAATTGGTTCTGGTCCTGGAGGATACATTTCTGCAGTTAGAGCATCTCAATTAGGTAAAAAAGTAGCAATTATTGAAAAATATTCAACTTTAGGTGGTACATGTTTAAATGTAGGTTGTATTCCTTCTAAAGCTTTACTAGATTCTTCACACCATTATTACGATGCTGTTCATCATTTTGAAGAGCATGGTATTTCTGTTCAAAATCCCTCTTTCGATTTTGGCAAAATGGTTGAAAGAAAAGCGAAAGTTGTAGAAACTACAACTGGTGGAATTAAGTATCTAATGGACAAAAATAAGATTGATGTTTATGAAGGTTTAGGTTCTTTCCAAGATGCTACGCATGTAAAGATTTCAAAAAATGATGGCACTTCAGTAATAATTGAAGGAACAAATATCATTATTGCAACAGGTTCAAAACCATCAACTTTACCTTTTATCTCTCTTGACAAAGAACGTATAATTACCTCTACTGAAGCGTTAAAACTTCCGGAAGTACCGAAGCATTTAATTGTTATTGGCGGAGGTGTTATTGGTTTAGAATTAGGTTCTGTATACAAACGTTTGGGAGCAGATGTTACCGTAATTGAATATATGGACAAAATTGTACCAGGAATGGATACAGATGTTTCTAAAGAATTGCAAAAAGTATTTAAAAAACAAGGGATTAAATTTGCGACCAGTCATAAAGTAACCTCTGTAAAAAGAAGTGGAAATACTGTTGTTGTAAAAGCTACCGATAAAAAAGATAGAGAAATTGAATTTTCTGGTGATTATTGTTTGGTTTCCGTTGGAAGAAAAGCATATACAGAAGGTTTAGGTTTAGAAAAAATTGGCGTTGAAGTAAATGAACGTGGTCAAGTTTCTGTAAACGACCATTTGCAAACTAATATTGATTCTATCTATGCAATTGGTGATGTTGTTAAAGGTGCTATGTTGGCGCACAAAGCAGAGGAAGAAGGTGTTGTTGTCGCAGAATATTTAGCGGGTGAGAAACCTCATATTAATTATAATTTAATTCCTGGTATTGTGTACACTTGGCCAGAAGCTGCTGCAGTTGGTAAGACTGAAGACGAATTAAAAGAAGCAAACATTGATTATAAAGCGGGTAAATTTTCTATGAGAGCTTTAGGAAGATCTCGTGCAAGTGGCGATATTGATGGTTTTGTTAAAGTTTTAGCTGATAAAAAAACAGATGAAATTTTAGGAGTTCACATGGTTGGCGCACGTGTTGCAGATTTAATTATGGAAGCTGCCGTTGCCATGGAGTTTAGAGCTTCTGCTGAAGATTTAGCAAGAATTTGTCATGGTCACCCAACCTATTCTGAAGCTGTAAAAGAAGCTGCAAAAGCTGCTTGGGACGGTAAACCTTTAAATGCATAA
- a CDS encoding anthranilate synthase component I family protein, with protein MQRTIRTFSADKLAKFKTNLLSWSQQFETAIWLDSNNYKQQYSSFDCVLALEEFTAIKTDYQNAFEKLKEYQTLTKDYIFGYISYDVKNDVELLSSNNFDGLDFADLYFFQPQKLIFIKENSIEFHYLKMVDDEIKNDFETIKKYHKNVDSIKAIVSQSPNTTSENLENDIKIKLRIHKDEYYQKVNKILDHIKKGNIYEANFCQEFYAENSTINPLEVYNDLNKISEAPFAVFFKMEHQYLLSATPERYLRKEGRKIITQPIKGTAKRLISAFDDAQIALDLHRDEKERSENVMIVDLVRNDLSKSAKKGTVKVEELCKVYSFKQVHQLISTVVSEIEEKTHPIDVIKDTFPMGSMTGAPKISAMKIIEDLEETKRGLYSGTVGYFTPNGNFDFNVVIRSILYNEEHKYISYSVGGAITAKSIPEKEYEECLLKAKAMKYVLLNS; from the coding sequence ATGCAAAGAACAATTCGTACTTTTTCTGCTGACAAACTAGCTAAATTTAAAACAAATTTACTTTCTTGGTCGCAACAGTTTGAAACTGCAATTTGGTTAGATTCTAACAATTATAAACAACAGTACTCAAGTTTTGACTGTGTTTTAGCCCTCGAGGAGTTTACCGCTATTAAAACAGATTATCAAAATGCATTTGAGAAATTAAAAGAATATCAAACCCTAACTAAAGATTATATTTTTGGATACATTTCTTATGATGTAAAAAATGATGTTGAACTACTTTCTTCGAATAATTTTGATGGTTTAGATTTTGCGGACTTGTACTTTTTTCAACCACAAAAATTAATTTTCATTAAAGAAAATAGTATCGAATTTCACTACTTAAAGATGGTGGATGATGAAATTAAAAATGATTTTGAAACTATAAAAAAGTATCACAAAAATGTAGATTCTATCAAAGCCATTGTTTCACAGAGTCCAAATACTACCTCTGAAAATTTGGAAAATGACATCAAAATAAAACTCCGAATTCACAAAGATGAATACTACCAGAAAGTAAACAAAATTTTAGACCATATTAAAAAAGGAAATATCTACGAAGCCAATTTTTGTCAAGAATTTTACGCCGAAAATAGCACTATAAATCCTTTGGAAGTTTACAATGATTTAAACAAAATTTCTGAAGCTCCATTTGCCGTATTTTTTAAAATGGAACATCAATATTTATTATCAGCAACTCCAGAAAGATATCTTAGAAAAGAAGGAAGAAAAATAATTACTCAACCGATAAAAGGAACTGCAAAAAGATTAATTAGTGCGTTTGATGATGCACAAATTGCACTTGATTTGCATAGAGATGAAAAAGAACGTTCAGAAAATGTAATGATTGTAGATTTGGTTAGAAATGATTTGTCTAAATCCGCAAAAAAAGGAACTGTAAAAGTTGAAGAGTTATGTAAAGTATATTCTTTTAAACAAGTGCATCAATTAATTTCTACCGTAGTTTCAGAAATTGAAGAGAAGACGCATCCCATAGATGTCATAAAAGACACGTTCCCTATGGGAAGTATGACAGGAGCTCCAAAAATTTCTGCAATGAAAATAATTGAAGATTTAGAAGAAACAAAACGTGGCTTGTACTCAGGAACGGTTGGTTACTTTACCCCTAATGGGAATTTCGATTTTAATGTTGTTATAAGAAGTATTCTGTATAATGAAGAACATAAATACATTTCTTATTCTGTTGGTGGCGCAATTACCGCTAAATCTATTCCTGAAAAAGAATATGAAGAGTGCTTATTAAAAGCAAAAGCAATGAAATATGTATTGCTAAACTCCTAG
- the tilS gene encoding tRNA lysidine(34) synthetase TilS yields the protein MLQKFKEHIHINFPFLKDKKLLIAISGGLDSVVLAHLLFELNFTTSLAHCNFQLRAKESDLDEEFVKLFSQKTSNQIFTKKFTTEEFAKEKKLSTQIAARELRYHWFQELIAQHNFDFVLTAHHADDNLETFLINLTRRSGLDGFTGIPKINGNIVRPLLAFSREEILAYAKANNIKWREDASNASIKYIRNKIRHQIVPILKEINPNVLETFSKTSKHLQQSKQIIEDRIADISAKIITSENSILKIDIDKIRQLSHSKAYLYQLLKEYNFTEWNDVYSLVSAQSGKQVYSKTHRLLKDRAFLMLSKIGDDENRQEKIYLVSENHKEITNPISLSFNIVQQIAMEDKQHIYVDKDLLKYPLIVRKWQNGDYFYPIGMQGKKKLSKYFKDEKFSLLQKENTWLLCNANNEIIWIINHRQDRRLSVKNSSKNILKITSK from the coding sequence ATGCTGCAAAAATTCAAAGAACATATCCATATAAATTTTCCTTTTTTAAAGGACAAAAAACTATTAATTGCTATTTCTGGTGGTTTAGATTCTGTGGTTTTAGCTCATCTCTTATTTGAGTTAAATTTCACTACTTCTTTAGCACATTGTAATTTTCAACTTCGAGCAAAAGAAAGTGATTTAGACGAGGAATTCGTCAAATTATTTTCACAAAAAACGTCTAATCAGATTTTTACAAAAAAATTTACTACTGAAGAATTTGCAAAAGAAAAGAAACTTTCGACTCAGATTGCTGCCCGAGAATTACGTTATCATTGGTTTCAAGAATTAATTGCACAACATAATTTTGACTTTGTTTTAACGGCTCATCACGCAGACGATAATTTAGAAACATTTCTCATTAATTTGACAAGGAGATCAGGTCTTGATGGATTTACAGGAATTCCAAAAATTAACGGAAATATTGTTCGTCCGCTTTTAGCTTTTTCTAGAGAAGAAATATTAGCCTACGCAAAAGCCAACAATATTAAATGGAGAGAAGATGCAAGTAACGCTTCAATAAAATATATTAGAAATAAAATTAGACATCAAATTGTTCCTATTTTAAAAGAAATAAATCCAAATGTACTAGAAACGTTTTCAAAAACATCAAAACATTTACAACAAAGCAAACAAATTATTGAAGATAGAATTGCTGATATTTCAGCAAAAATTATCACATCTGAAAACTCAATTTTAAAAATTGACATTGATAAAATACGTCAACTATCGCACTCCAAAGCATATTTGTATCAACTGTTAAAAGAGTACAATTTTACGGAGTGGAATGATGTTTACAGCCTAGTTTCTGCGCAATCAGGAAAACAGGTTTACTCTAAAACACATCGACTATTAAAAGACAGAGCGTTTTTAATGTTGAGTAAAATAGGTGATGATGAAAATCGTCAAGAAAAAATTTATCTTGTATCAGAAAATCACAAAGAGATTACAAATCCTATCTCTTTAAGCTTTAATATTGTTCAGCAAATAGCAATGGAAGACAAACAGCACATTTACGTGGATAAAGATTTATTAAAATATCCATTAATAGTAAGAAAATGGCAAAATGGCGACTATTTTTATCCCATTGGAATGCAAGGGAAAAAGAAGTTGAGTAAATATTTTAAAGACGAGAAGTTTTCTCTTCTTCAAAAAGAAAATACTTGGTTACTTTGCAATGCGAACAATGAAATTATTTGGATCATTAACCATAGACAAGACAGACGCTTATCGGTTAAAAATTCCTCTAAAAACATCTTAAAAATAACCTCAAAATAA
- a CDS encoding glycosyltransferase has protein sequence MQQVLIIGYVWVEPNSSAAGSRMLQLIEQFLKQNWKVTFASPAQKSEKAASLGSLGIDEVSIELNNTSFDDFIKDLQPTIVLFDRFMMEEQFGWRVAENCPNALRILDTEDLHFLRKTRQQQLKKGQEFTTEALLKSEDTKREIASILRCDVSLIISMFEMDLLKNVFNIDQRILFYLPFLLDRIDEHQQKKWKSFEERNHFIFIGNFFHKPNVDAVLTLKKEIWNEIRKQLPKAEIHVYGAYITPQIQQLHNKKEGFIIKGFAEDAKKVVENARVVLAPLRFGAGVKGKLTEAMICGTPSITTAIGAEGMCGDFPWNGFIEDNFSEFALMSAEIYRNESTWKNAQESGVEIINYIYDKDTLSPLLMNHINEIQENLEKHRATNFLGSLLQHQTLQATKYMSKWIEAKNQ, from the coding sequence TTGCAGCAGGTTTTAATTATTGGATATGTTTGGGTAGAACCCAATTCTTCTGCTGCAGGAAGTAGAATGCTGCAACTTATTGAGCAGTTTTTAAAACAAAACTGGAAAGTAACTTTTGCTTCTCCAGCCCAAAAGAGTGAGAAGGCAGCAAGTTTAGGTTCTTTAGGAATTGATGAAGTTTCTATTGAATTAAATAATACTTCTTTTGATGATTTTATAAAAGATTTACAACCAACTATTGTATTATTCGATCGTTTTATGATGGAAGAACAATTTGGCTGGCGAGTTGCAGAAAATTGTCCAAATGCATTGCGAATTTTAGATACTGAAGATTTGCATTTTTTGCGAAAAACAAGACAGCAACAATTAAAAAAAGGACAAGAATTTACAACGGAAGCGTTGTTGAAATCAGAGGATACTAAAAGAGAGATTGCATCCATATTAAGATGTGATGTATCTTTAATCATTTCAATGTTTGAAATGGATTTATTGAAAAATGTTTTCAATATTGATCAAAGAATTTTATTTTATTTACCTTTTTTGTTAGATAGAATTGATGAGCATCAGCAAAAGAAATGGAAATCATTCGAAGAAAGAAATCATTTTATTTTTATCGGTAATTTCTTTCACAAACCCAATGTTGATGCTGTTCTTACCTTAAAAAAAGAAATTTGGAATGAGATTAGAAAACAACTTCCAAAAGCAGAAATCCACGTTTATGGCGCGTATATAACTCCTCAAATACAGCAATTACACAATAAGAAAGAAGGTTTTATTATTAAAGGTTTTGCTGAAGATGCAAAAAAAGTTGTTGAAAACGCCAGAGTTGTTTTAGCCCCTTTACGTTTTGGAGCCGGCGTAAAAGGAAAATTAACTGAAGCTATGATTTGTGGAACGCCAAGCATAACAACTGCAATTGGTGCAGAAGGTATGTGTGGAGATTTTCCTTGGAATGGTTTTATAGAAGATAATTTTTCTGAGTTTGCGCTAATGTCAGCAGAAATCTATAGAAACGAATCAACTTGGAAAAATGCACAAGAATCAGGTGTTGAAATCATTAATTATATCTATGATAAAGATACGTTAAGTCCTCTTTTAATGAATCATATAAATGAAATTCAAGAGAATTTAGAAAAGCATAGGGCAACTAACTTTTTAGGGAGCTTGTTACAACATCAGACGCTGCAGGCCACAAAATACATGAGTAAATGGATAGAGGCTAAAAATCAGTAA
- a CDS encoding alpha/beta hydrolase, which translates to MMHKEFNFHIYQTNFYGQYWQAKNTKAVIVLVHGMGEHSGRYKHVAKKLNENDFSVVAFDHFGHGKTTGKRGHNPSFEAVLESVSKTIEKAKALFPDAPIFLYGHSMGGNTVINYALKKKHDLKGIIATSPFLKLAFEPPKIKLAVGKLLQKIAPSITMGNELDANDISREKIEVDKYINDPLVHAKISPNFSLTFIDSGKWAIENASKLETPIFLLHGTGDKIIDYRGTQEFANNSDKATLKLYENGYHELQNDLCKEEMLEDVVNWLNFQL; encoded by the coding sequence ATGATGCACAAAGAATTCAATTTTCATATTTATCAAACCAATTTTTACGGGCAATATTGGCAAGCAAAAAACACAAAAGCTGTTATCGTTTTGGTGCATGGCATGGGCGAACACTCTGGACGCTATAAACATGTGGCCAAAAAATTAAATGAAAATGATTTTTCTGTTGTCGCTTTCGATCATTTTGGACATGGAAAAACAACTGGAAAGCGTGGTCATAATCCGAGCTTTGAAGCTGTTTTAGAAAGCGTTTCTAAGACCATTGAAAAAGCAAAGGCATTATTCCCTGATGCACCAATTTTCTTATACGGCCACTCTATGGGTGGCAATACTGTTATCAATTATGCCCTCAAAAAAAAGCATGACTTAAAAGGAATTATTGCTACAAGTCCGTTTTTAAAATTGGCTTTTGAACCACCAAAGATTAAACTAGCTGTTGGCAAATTGTTGCAAAAAATTGCGCCATCTATAACCATGGGAAATGAGTTAGATGCTAATGATATTTCTAGAGAAAAAATAGAAGTTGACAAGTATATAAACGACCCTTTAGTGCATGCTAAAATTAGTCCTAACTTCTCTTTAACTTTTATTGACTCCGGAAAATGGGCCATTGAAAACGCAAGTAAACTGGAGACTCCAATATTTTTATTACATGGAACAGGTGATAAAATTATTGATTATAGAGGAACGCAGGAATTTGCGAATAATTCTGATAAAGCAACTCTAAAACTGTATGAAAATGGTTATCATGAATTACAAAACGATTTGTGCAAAGAAGAAATGCTAGAAGATGTTGTAAACTGGCTAAATTTTCAACTTTAA